One region of Streptomyces sp. NBC_00442 genomic DNA includes:
- a CDS encoding trypsin-like peptidase domain-containing protein translates to MGRGADGEGAQTLVRICDLAGRTRGTGFVADDRGTVVTSHEAVDGLSRVVLHAPGERTWLAEADDLTPLPGAGLALVRTDGLGLRPLPISSRAGTGAGTYVRVAAHGWREARVLGASAVTYTATDRFHLLDGVLELAIGTAGSEAMRLGGEASGGPVVDPVTGAVVGVVGTALHASHPASGFAVPLRAAHGPLAELLARNAATVPAYGTDLNLAGALQLTATSVGSVGGPSVWQDPVERPATLAEFAAFCAGEALVLGLVGDPGTGRTTELAAFAARRARGAEPAPTLWLRGADLRADDTSVADAVARALTQAARIVAAPTAPGEGAATPDRVARLALDARRPLLVLLDGPEEMPPVLAHRLDDWSAATADWLGAAGARMIVACRPEHWEQAGAHYPRGALHPAPQSRLPDCVRIGDLGREEAERARERYGIPAGALAERDGRHPLTLRLLAEVRTALPGGIEGRPEREEVFRAHLDLMCLRIAVRVAASARPPVRGSGVRRGAARVAGQVHEAARRCLGPGQGELDRESFEEIFPWRTGSASAVLTEGLLVPAGSGYRFAHEELADWVQAAHLDLDAALHALVHRWYDGSDPQPAQAVRLPSRPAVSAVPPGHVPPPPGSGRAPTARSLPVPRHRIGPVLEALLLLASEQGSTQLALKFKELVDVLDRSPAAGAEHGRVADAQWWAVHLLTEALLRVPDVRPYQEVLRLLADRIGRRSVRDGGPVNLGPLGEFGPWFWTRLRLGEAERFDLLRRLVPADGVPGAAPGWDRYLDAVDRRLAGDPTAVQPLLCRWFTDERPLPVEPGAPVRPTVARAAQALLYARRTLAVDDLTEALVASGHVRAEELLAQLSEDEPSALCRAVDRWAHDERPERRAAAAAHGPRVAPRAPTAADRDLLRYAALALLARHEDAALHGAALDLLIRDPRTRARHLDRALARYAASDPGLTAPALAAALTTHPEPVLAALQARLRGAGAGTADILRALAEIDTPALARRAAALVQDHAEHHPEAAAQVAAFVDRRLEYGPAARAVLFPMVTSLLRGSGHPEVRCALAPVLAAPGTRASRPLRAELLDALLSFERHAARDLAVVDALLGAAARGSGRRAEPRTRDLVHRTGLLFARTPEGAACFDRRLVELCEQVPGFAAQVAGWLFQAPHEWAAVVGPDARRTVESLGTPMPMRSRAAGHGSLRPA, encoded by the coding sequence ATGGGACGCGGGGCTGACGGCGAGGGCGCGCAGACGCTCGTAAGGATCTGTGACCTGGCCGGAAGAACCCGGGGAACGGGATTCGTCGCCGACGACCGGGGGACCGTCGTCACCAGCCACGAAGCCGTCGACGGACTGAGCAGGGTCGTCCTCCACGCGCCCGGCGAGCGGACCTGGCTCGCCGAGGCCGACGACCTCACCCCGCTGCCCGGCGCCGGCCTCGCCCTCGTGCGCACCGACGGGCTCGGGCTGCGGCCGCTGCCCATCTCCTCGCGGGCCGGGACCGGCGCGGGAACCTATGTGCGGGTCGCCGCCCACGGCTGGCGCGAGGCACGCGTCCTCGGCGCATCGGCCGTCACCTACACCGCCACCGACCGCTTCCATCTCCTGGACGGCGTACTGGAGTTGGCGATCGGCACGGCCGGCAGCGAGGCCATGCGGCTCGGCGGCGAGGCCAGCGGGGGGCCCGTCGTCGACCCCGTGACCGGAGCCGTCGTCGGGGTGGTGGGGACCGCGCTGCACGCATCCCACCCGGCCTCCGGCTTCGCGGTGCCGCTGCGCGCGGCGCACGGGCCGCTCGCCGAACTGCTGGCGCGCAACGCCGCCACCGTGCCCGCCTACGGCACCGATCTGAACCTCGCCGGAGCGCTCCAGCTCACCGCCACCTCCGTGGGATCCGTCGGCGGCCCCAGCGTGTGGCAGGACCCCGTGGAACGGCCCGCCACGCTTGCGGAGTTCGCCGCGTTCTGCGCGGGCGAGGCCCTGGTACTCGGCCTCGTCGGTGACCCCGGCACCGGCCGCACCACCGAACTGGCCGCGTTCGCCGCGCGCAGGGCCCGCGGCGCCGAGCCCGCGCCGACGCTGTGGCTGCGCGGCGCGGACCTGCGCGCCGACGACACCTCGGTGGCCGACGCCGTCGCACGCGCCCTGACGCAGGCGGCGCGGATCGTCGCCGCCCCCACGGCGCCCGGTGAGGGAGCGGCCACACCGGACCGGGTGGCGCGGCTCGCCCTCGACGCCCGCCGGCCGCTGCTCGTCCTGCTCGACGGGCCGGAGGAGATGCCGCCCGTGCTGGCCCACCGCCTCGACGACTGGAGCGCCGCGACCGCCGACTGGCTCGGCGCCGCCGGAGCGCGCATGATCGTCGCCTGCCGGCCCGAGCACTGGGAGCAGGCCGGCGCGCACTACCCGCGCGGCGCCCTGCATCCGGCGCCGCAGTCCCGCCTGCCGGACTGCGTACGCATCGGCGACCTCGGCCGCGAGGAAGCGGAGCGGGCCCGCGAGCGCTACGGCATCCCGGCCGGCGCCCTCGCCGAGCGCGACGGACGGCACCCTTTGACGCTGCGTCTGCTCGCCGAGGTACGGACCGCGCTGCCCGGCGGCATCGAGGGCAGGCCCGAACGGGAGGAGGTCTTCCGTGCCCACCTGGACCTGATGTGCCTGCGGATCGCGGTGCGCGTCGCCGCGTCCGCCCGCCCCCCGGTGCGCGGCAGCGGCGTGCGCCGGGGGGCGGCCCGCGTGGCCGGGCAGGTGCACGAGGCGGCCCGCCGCTGCCTCGGCCCCGGCCAGGGCGAGCTCGACCGGGAGTCGTTCGAGGAGATCTTCCCGTGGCGTACGGGGTCGGCGTCCGCGGTGCTCACCGAGGGTCTGCTCGTGCCGGCCGGCTCCGGCTACCGGTTCGCGCACGAGGAACTCGCCGACTGGGTGCAGGCGGCCCACCTCGACCTCGACGCCGCACTGCACGCCCTGGTGCACCGCTGGTACGACGGGAGCGACCCGCAGCCCGCGCAGGCCGTGCGGCTCCCCTCGCGCCCCGCCGTCAGTGCCGTCCCGCCGGGCCACGTGCCGCCCCCGCCGGGATCGGGCCGGGCCCCCACCGCCCGCTCCCTGCCGGTGCCCCGGCACCGCATCGGGCCCGTCCTCGAAGCCCTGCTGCTGCTCGCGAGCGAGCAGGGATCCACCCAACTCGCCCTGAAATTCAAGGAGTTGGTGGACGTCCTCGACCGGTCGCCGGCGGCGGGCGCCGAGCACGGCCGCGTCGCCGACGCGCAGTGGTGGGCGGTGCACCTGCTCACCGAGGCCCTGCTGCGCGTCCCCGACGTACGGCCCTACCAGGAGGTACTGCGGCTGCTCGCGGACCGCATCGGCCGCCGCTCGGTACGGGACGGCGGACCGGTGAACCTGGGCCCGCTCGGGGAGTTCGGGCCCTGGTTCTGGACGCGGCTGCGGCTCGGCGAGGCCGAGAGGTTCGACCTCCTGCGCCGTCTGGTGCCCGCCGACGGCGTACCCGGGGCCGCGCCCGGCTGGGACCGCTACCTCGACGCCGTCGACCGGCGGCTCGCTGGCGACCCCACCGCCGTACAGCCGCTGTTGTGCCGCTGGTTCACCGACGAACGACCGCTGCCCGTGGAGCCAGGGGCTCCGGTGCGGCCCACCGTCGCCCGTGCCGCCCAGGCCCTCCTGTACGCACGCCGGACGCTCGCCGTCGACGACCTCACCGAGGCACTCGTCGCCTCGGGACACGTCCGCGCCGAGGAACTCCTGGCCCAGCTCTCCGAGGACGAGCCGTCGGCGCTGTGCCGCGCCGTGGACCGCTGGGCCCACGACGAACGGCCCGAACGGCGTGCCGCGGCCGCCGCCCACGGGCCGCGCGTCGCCCCGCGCGCCCCCACCGCGGCCGACCGCGACCTGCTGCGCTACGCCGCCCTCGCCCTGCTCGCCCGCCACGAGGACGCCGCCCTGCACGGCGCGGCCCTCGACCTCCTGATCCGCGACCCGCGCACCCGCGCCCGCCACCTCGACCGGGCGCTGGCCCGCTACGCCGCGAGCGACCCCGGGCTCACCGCCCCGGCCCTCGCCGCCGCCCTCACCACCCACCCCGAGCCCGTCCTCGCCGCCCTCCAGGCGCGGCTGCGCGGCGCCGGCGCCGGGACGGCCGACATCCTCCGAGCGCTCGCGGAGATCGACACCCCGGCCCTGGCCCGTCGCGCCGCCGCCCTCGTCCAGGACCACGCCGAGCACCACCCCGAAGCGGCCGCGCAGGTCGCGGCCTTCGTGGACCGGCGCCTCGAATACGGCCCCGCCGCGCGCGCGGTGCTGTTCCCGATGGTGACCAGCCTGCTGCGCGGCAGCGGCCATCCCGAGGTGCGGTGTGCGCTCGCCCCCGTCCTCGCCGCGCCCGGCACGCGGGCCTCGCGCCCGCTGCGCGCCGAGCTGCTCGACGCGCTCCTGTCCTTCGAGCGCCACGCCGCACGGGACCTGGCCGTCGTGGACGCCCTGCTCGGCGCCGCGGCGCGCGGCTCGGGCCGGCGGGCCGAGCCGCGCACCCGCGACCTCGTCCACCGCACCGGGCTCCTCTTCGCCCGTACGCCCGAGGGCGCGGCGTGCTTCGA
- the rbfA gene encoding 30S ribosome-binding factor RbfA, producing MADNARAKKLADLIREVVAEKLLRGVKDPRLGTHVTITDTRVTGDLREATVFYTVYGDDEDRAAAAAGLESAKGILRSAVGAAAGTKFTPTLTFIADALPDNARTIEDLLDKARASDAAVREVSSDAKFAGDADPYKKPGDEDDATE from the coding sequence GTGGCCGACAACGCGCGGGCGAAGAAGCTGGCGGACCTCATCCGAGAGGTGGTGGCCGAGAAGCTGCTGCGTGGCGTCAAGGACCCGCGCCTCGGAACACACGTCACCATCACGGACACCCGGGTCACCGGCGACCTGCGGGAGGCCACGGTCTTCTACACGGTGTACGGGGACGACGAGGACCGGGCCGCCGCCGCGGCCGGCCTGGAGAGCGCCAAGGGCATCCTGCGCTCCGCGGTCGGTGCCGCCGCCGGCACCAAGTTCACCCCCACCCTGACGTTCATCGCGGACGCGCTCCCCGACAACGCCCGGACCATCGAGGACCTCCTCGACAAGGCGCGGGCCTCCGACGCCGCGGTGCGCGAGGTGTCCTCGGACGCCAAGTTCGCCGGCGACGCCGACCCGTACAAGAAGCCCGGCGACGAGGACGACGCCACCGAATGA
- the infB gene encoding translation initiation factor IF-2 gives MAKVRVYELAKEFGVESKVVMAKLQELGEFVRSASSTIEAPVVRKLTDALQGPGGNAGKSAAKPGAPRKAAPAKPAAPAAARPAAPKPGAPAPKPAPAAPAAPAAPVSPAAPAAPASSTPSSPAPAASGPRPGPKPAPAKPAPVTPVPAAEFSAPAPAQPAAPSQAPRPAGATPGPRPAASRPAPAGGQRDGGQRDGGRGGDRPARPAGQGAPRPGGARPAGPRPGNNPFTSGGSTGMARPQAPRPGGGAPRPGGAGAPGGAPRPQGGPGGAPRPQGQGGARPSPGGMPRPQGGAPRPGGGAPGGNRPNPGMMPQRPAASPRPGGGPGGRGPGGPGGRPGGGAGRPGGGGGFAGRPAGPGGGGRPGGGGGFGGPRPGGGAPGGGGGFGGRPGFQGRPGGPGARGGTQGAFGRPGGPARRGRKSKRQRRQEYEAMQAPSVGGVMLPRGNGQSVRLSRGASLTDFAEKIGANPASLVGVMMNLGEMVTATQSVSDETLKLLADEMNFVLEIVSPEEEDRELLESFDIEFGEDEGGEELLVARPPVVTVMGHVDHGKTRLLDAIRKTNVVAGEAGGITQHIGAYQVATEVNGEDRKITFIDTPGHEAFTAMRARGAKSTDIAILVVAANDGVMPQTIEALNHAKAADVPIVVAVNKIDVEGADPTKVRGQLTEFGLVAEEYGGDTMFVDISAKQGLNIESLLEAVVLTADASLDLRANPEQDAQGIAIESHLDKGRGAVATVLVQRGTLRVGDTMVVGDAYGRVRAMLDDKGENVEEAGPSTPVLVLGLTNVPGAGDNFLVVDEDRTARQIAEKRAARERNVRFARKGVRFSLENLDEALKAGLVQELNLIIKGDASGSVEALESSLLQLDVGDEVDIRVLHRGVGAVTESDINLATGSDAIVIGFNVRAAGRAAQMADREGVDVRYYSVIYQAIEEIEAALKGMLKPEYEEVELGTAEIREIFRSSKLGNIAGVLVRSGEVKRNTKARLLRDGKVIAENLNISGLRRFKDDVTEIREGFEGGINLGNFNDIKIDDVIATYEMREKPRG, from the coding sequence GTGGCTAAGGTCCGGGTATACGAACTCGCCAAGGAGTTCGGGGTGGAGAGCAAGGTCGTCATGGCCAAGCTCCAAGAACTCGGTGAATTCGTCCGTTCGGCGTCCTCGACGATCGAGGCGCCGGTTGTACGCAAGTTGACTGACGCACTGCAGGGGCCCGGCGGCAACGCCGGCAAGTCCGCTGCGAAGCCCGGCGCGCCCCGCAAGGCCGCGCCTGCAAAGCCCGCGGCGCCCGCCGCGGCACGTCCCGCTGCCCCGAAGCCCGGCGCCCCGGCCCCCAAGCCGGCCCCCGCCGCGCCTGCGGCCCCGGCCGCGCCGGTCAGCCCGGCGGCCCCGGCCGCCCCGGCGAGCAGCACCCCCTCTTCTCCGGCTCCGGCCGCCTCGGGCCCCCGCCCGGGTCCGAAGCCCGCCCCGGCCAAGCCGGCCCCGGTCACCCCGGTGCCCGCCGCCGAGTTCTCGGCTCCGGCTCCGGCCCAGCCCGCGGCGCCCTCCCAGGCCCCGCGTCCCGCCGGTGCCACCCCCGGCCCGCGTCCCGCCGCGTCCCGTCCGGCTCCGGCCGGCGGTCAGCGTGACGGCGGCCAGCGCGACGGTGGCCGTGGCGGCGACCGTCCGGCCCGCCCCGCGGGTCAGGGCGCTCCCCGTCCGGGCGGTGCCCGTCCGGCCGGTCCGCGTCCCGGCAACAACCCGTTCACCTCGGGTGGCTCCACCGGAATGGCGCGCCCGCAGGCGCCCCGTCCCGGCGGTGGCGCCCCGCGTCCCGGCGGTGCCGGTGCCCCCGGTGGCGCCCCGCGTCCCCAGGGCGGCCCCGGCGGCGCTCCGCGTCCGCAGGGTCAGGGCGGCGCCCGTCCGAGTCCGGGCGGCATGCCCCGTCCGCAGGGCGGCGCTCCGCGTCCCGGTGGCGGTGCCCCCGGCGGCAACCGTCCCAACCCCGGCATGATGCCGCAGCGTCCCGCGGCCTCCCCGCGTCCCGGCGGCGGCCCCGGTGGCCGTGGTCCCGGTGGCCCCGGTGGCCGTCCGGGTGGCGGCGCCGGTCGTCCCGGTGGCGGCGGCGGCTTCGCCGGCCGTCCGGCCGGTCCCGGTGGCGGCGGTCGTCCCGGTGGTGGCGGCGGCTTCGGCGGCCCCCGTCCGGGTGGCGGCGCTCCCGGTGGTGGCGGCGGCTTCGGCGGTCGTCCCGGATTCCAGGGCCGTCCCGGTGGCCCCGGTGCCCGTGGTGGCACGCAGGGTGCCTTCGGCCGTCCCGGCGGGCCCGCCCGTCGTGGCCGCAAGTCGAAGCGCCAGAGGCGCCAGGAGTACGAGGCCATGCAGGCCCCGTCGGTGGGCGGCGTCATGCTGCCTCGCGGCAACGGACAGTCCGTCCGCCTGTCGCGCGGTGCCTCGCTGACCGACTTCGCCGAGAAGATCGGCGCCAACCCGGCGTCGCTCGTCGGCGTGATGATGAACCTCGGCGAGATGGTCACCGCCACGCAGTCCGTCTCCGACGAGACGCTGAAGCTGCTCGCGGACGAGATGAACTTCGTCCTGGAGATCGTCAGCCCCGAGGAGGAGGACCGCGAGCTGCTCGAGTCCTTCGACATCGAGTTCGGTGAGGACGAGGGTGGCGAGGAACTCCTCGTCGCGCGTCCGCCGGTCGTGACCGTCATGGGTCACGTCGACCACGGTAAGACCCGCCTTCTGGACGCGATCCGCAAGACGAACGTCGTTGCGGGCGAGGCCGGCGGCATCACGCAGCACATCGGTGCGTACCAGGTCGCCACCGAGGTCAACGGTGAAGACCGCAAGATCACCTTCATCGACACCCCGGGTCACGAGGCGTTCACCGCCATGCGTGCCCGTGGTGCCAAGTCCACCGACATCGCGATCCTCGTGGTGGCGGCGAACGACGGTGTGATGCCCCAGACGATCGAGGCGCTGAACCACGCCAAGGCGGCCGACGTGCCGATCGTGGTCGCGGTCAACAAGATCGACGTCGAGGGCGCGGACCCGACCAAGGTGCGCGGTCAGCTCACCGAGTTCGGTCTGGTGGCCGAGGAGTACGGCGGCGACACGATGTTCGTCGACATCTCCGCCAAGCAGGGCCTCAACATCGAGTCCCTCCTGGAGGCCGTCGTCCTCACCGCCGACGCCTCGCTCGACCTGCGGGCCAACCCGGAGCAGGACGCGCAGGGCATCGCGATCGAGTCCCACCTGGACAAGGGCCGCGGCGCCGTCGCGACCGTCCTGGTCCAGCGAGGCACGCTGCGCGTCGGCGACACGATGGTCGTGGGCGACGCCTACGGCCGTGTGCGCGCCATGCTCGACGACAAGGGCGAGAACGTGGAAGAGGCGGGTCCCTCGACCCCGGTCCTCGTCCTCGGTCTCACCAACGTCCCGGGCGCCGGCGACAACTTCCTGGTCGTCGACGAGGACCGTACGGCCCGTCAGATCGCCGAGAAGCGTGCCGCCCGTGAGCGCAACGTCCGCTTCGCCCGCAAGGGTGTGCGGTTCTCCCTGGAGAACCTGGACGAGGCCCTCAAGGCCGGTCTGGTGCAGGAACTCAACCTCATCATCAAGGGCGACGCGTCCGGTTCGGTGGAGGCCCTCGAGTCCTCGCTGCTCCAGCTCGACGTCGGCGACGAGGTCGACATCCGCGTCCTGCACCGCGGTGTGGGTGCGGTCACCGAGTCCGACATCAACCTGGCGACCGGCTCCGACGCGATCGTCATCGGCTTCAACGTCCGCGCAGCGGGCCGCGCGGCCCAGATGGCGGACCGCGAAGGCGTCGACGTCCGGTACTACTCGGTCATCTACCAGGCGATCGAAGAGATCGAAGCGGCCCTCAAGGGCATGCTCAAGCCGGAGTACGAAGAGGTCGAGCTCGGCACGGCGGAGATCCGCGAGATCTTCCGCTCGTCCAAGCTGGGCAACATCGCCGGTGTCCTGGTCCGGTCGGGCGAGGTCAAGCGCAACACCAAGGCGCGCCTGCTGCGCGACGGCAAGGTCATCGCGGAGAACCTCAACATCTCCGGCCTCCGTCGCTTCAAGGACGACGTCACCGAGATCCGCGAAGGCTTCGAGGGCGGTATCAACCTCGGAAACTTCAACGACATCAAGATCGACGACGTCATCGCGACGTACGAGATGCGCGAGAAGCCGCGCGGCTAG
- the truB gene encoding tRNA pseudouridine(55) synthase TruB, which translates to MSTAAKTPDGLVIVDKPSGFTSHDVVAKMRGIAKTRRVGHAGTLDPMATGVLVLGVERATKLLGHLALTEKEYLGTIRLGQDTVTDDAEGEITSSTDASKVTREGIDAGVAELTGAIMQVPSKVSAIKIDGKRSYARVRGGEEFEIPARPVTVSSFRVYDVREAVAEDGTPVVDLVVSVVCSSGTYIRALARDLGAALGVGGHLTALRRTRVGPYGIDAARTLDQLQESLTVMPVAEAAAAAFARWDVDQRRGGLLLNGVRLEMPDEYETGKPVGVFGPGGAFLALVENQKGKAKSLAVFG; encoded by the coding sequence ATGAGCACCGCAGCAAAGACGCCCGACGGCCTTGTCATTGTCGACAAGCCGTCGGGCTTCACTTCGCACGACGTCGTGGCCAAGATGCGCGGCATCGCCAAGACCCGCCGTGTCGGCCACGCGGGCACCCTCGACCCGATGGCGACCGGGGTGCTCGTCCTGGGCGTGGAGCGAGCCACCAAGCTCCTCGGCCACCTCGCCCTGACGGAGAAGGAGTACCTCGGTACGATCCGGCTCGGCCAGGACACCGTCACCGACGACGCCGAGGGCGAGATCACCTCCTCCACCGACGCCTCCAAGGTGACCCGCGAGGGCATCGACGCGGGCGTCGCGGAGCTGACCGGCGCCATCATGCAGGTGCCGTCGAAGGTCTCCGCCATCAAGATCGACGGCAAGCGGTCCTACGCGAGGGTGCGCGGCGGCGAGGAGTTCGAGATCCCGGCCCGCCCGGTGACCGTGTCCTCCTTCCGTGTCTACGACGTCCGCGAGGCCGTCGCCGAGGACGGCACGCCCGTCGTCGACCTGGTCGTCTCGGTCGTCTGCTCCTCCGGCACCTACATCCGCGCGCTCGCCCGCGACCTCGGGGCCGCGCTCGGCGTCGGCGGCCACCTCACCGCGCTGCGCCGCACCCGCGTCGGCCCCTACGGCATCGACGCCGCCCGCACCCTGGACCAGCTCCAGGAATCCCTCACCGTGATGCCGGTCGCCGAAGCCGCGGCCGCCGCCTTCGCGCGCTGGGACGTGGACCAGCGCCGCGGCGGGCTGCTGCTCAACGGCGTACGCCTGGAGATGCCCGACGAGTACGAGACGGGCAAGCCGGTCGGCGTGTTCGGACCCGGGGGCGCGTTCCTCGCGCTGGTCGAGAACCAGAAGGGCAAGGCCAAGAGCCTCGCCGTCTTCGGCTGA
- a CDS encoding DUF4439 domain-containing protein, whose product MSEPLDAAQAALAAEHAAVYGYGVLGGRLSGARAAEAREAATAHRSRRDSLARTVRDLGGSPVAAAAAYALPFAVPDAAAALRLAAELEDRVAGVYSDLVRSAAGALRRDAAAALREAAVRAVRWRGGSVAFPGLAERPSAPVPPART is encoded by the coding sequence ATGAGCGAGCCCCTGGACGCGGCGCAGGCCGCGCTGGCCGCCGAACACGCGGCGGTGTACGGGTACGGGGTACTCGGCGGGCGGCTCTCCGGCGCCCGCGCCGCCGAGGCGCGCGAGGCCGCCACCGCCCACCGCTCCCGCCGCGACTCGCTGGCCCGTACCGTGCGCGACCTGGGCGGATCGCCGGTGGCGGCGGCCGCCGCGTACGCGCTGCCGTTCGCCGTGCCCGACGCCGCGGCGGCGCTGCGGCTCGCCGCGGAACTGGAGGACCGGGTCGCCGGCGTCTACTCCGACCTCGTCCGGTCCGCCGCGGGGGCGCTGCGTCGGGACGCGGCCGCCGCGCTGCGGGAGGCCGCGGTACGGGCCGTGCGCTGGCGGGGCGGGAGCGTAGCCTTTCCTGGGCTCGCGGAACGCCCGAGTGCGCCGGTCCCGCCGGCCCGTACCTGA
- a CDS encoding DUF503 domain-containing protein produces the protein MYVGTLSFDLLLGDVRSLKEKRSVVRPIVAELQRKYAVSVAEVGDQDLHRRAEIGLAVVSGDTGHLTEVLDRCERLVAGRPEVELLSVRRRLHGDED, from the coding sequence ATGTACGTGGGGACGCTGTCCTTCGATCTGCTCCTCGGCGACGTACGGTCGCTGAAGGAGAAACGCTCCGTCGTCCGGCCCATCGTGGCCGAGCTCCAGCGCAAGTACGCGGTGAGCGTGGCGGAGGTGGGTGACCAGGACCTGCACCGCAGGGCCGAGATCGGCCTGGCGGTGGTGTCCGGGGACACGGGGCACCTGACAGAGGTACTCGACCGGTGCGAGCGGCTTGTGGCCGGCCGGCCCGAGGTGGAGCTGCTCTCGGTGAGACGCAGGCTCCACGGCGACGAAGACTGA
- the rimP gene encoding ribosome maturation factor RimP: protein MSTTQSDRLRGLLEPLVSAKDLDLEEIEVTRAGRRHVLRIVVDSDEGVELDACAELSRAAAEVLDESDAMGDGEYVLEVTSPGAERPLTELRHYRRATGRLARLQLHSGDELVARILEANDDGIDTEIPGVKGRKPTARRIGFAEIAKARVEIEFNRKDGKNEIAADSENDIPDDSDSDRHIDNDNEEEA, encoded by the coding sequence ATGAGCACGACCCAGAGCGACAGGCTGCGCGGTCTCCTTGAGCCGCTCGTCAGCGCGAAGGATCTGGACCTCGAGGAGATCGAGGTGACCCGGGCAGGCCGTCGGCACGTGCTGCGGATCGTGGTCGACTCCGACGAGGGCGTGGAGCTCGACGCCTGTGCCGAACTGAGCAGGGCCGCCGCCGAGGTGCTCGACGAGAGCGACGCGATGGGCGACGGCGAGTACGTCCTCGAAGTGACGTCGCCCGGTGCCGAGCGCCCCCTCACCGAACTCCGCCACTACCGGCGTGCCACCGGGCGCCTCGCACGGCTCCAGCTGCACAGCGGCGACGAGCTGGTCGCGCGGATCCTCGAGGCCAACGACGACGGCATCGACACCGAGATCCCGGGTGTGAAGGGGCGCAAGCCCACCGCCCGCCGGATCGGCTTCGCCGAGATCGCCAAGGCGCGGGTCGAGATCGAGTTCAACCGCAAGGACGGAAAGAACGAGATCGCAGCAGACAGCGAGAACGACATCCCCGACGACAGTGACAGTGACCGTCACATCGACAACGACAACGAAGAGGAGGCGTAG
- a CDS encoding YlxR family protein: MSGRTHARACPERTCVGCRERAAKSDLLRIVVIEGACAPDPRGTLPGRGAYVHPASVCLDQAVRRRAFSRAFRAKEALDTADVRNYVEQAAT, translated from the coding sequence GTGTCTGGCCGGACGCACGCCCGCGCCTGCCCTGAGCGAACCTGCGTGGGTTGCCGGGAGCGAGCGGCCAAGAGCGATCTGCTGCGCATCGTGGTGATCGAGGGTGCTTGCGCCCCTGATCCTCGCGGTACGCTGCCCGGCCGGGGTGCGTACGTCCACCCCGCCTCGGTCTGTCTCGACCAGGCGGTCCGCCGCCGGGCGTTCTCCAGGGCCTTCCGGGCCAAGGAGGCGCTCGACACCGCGGATGTGCGGAACTACGTCGAGCAGGCGGCAACGTAA
- the nusA gene encoding transcription termination factor NusA has translation MDIDMSALRGLVREKEISFDLLVEAIESALLIAYHRTEGSFRRARVKLDRENGHVTVWAKEDPADLEEGQEAKEFDDTPSDFGRIAASTAKQVILQRLRDAEDDITFGEFAGREGDVITGVVQQGKDPKNVLVDIGKMEAMLPVQEQVPGEEYTHGLRLRTYVVRVAKGVRGPSVTLSRTHPNLVKKLFALEVPEIADGSVEISAIAREAGHRTKIAVRATRSGLNAKGACIGPMGGRVRNVMAELHGEKIDIVDWSDDPAEMVAHALSPARVSRVEVVDLAARSARVTVPDYQLSLAIGKEGQNARLAARLTGWRIDIRPDTEQPDED, from the coding sequence GTGGACATCGACATGAGTGCCCTGCGGGGTCTGGTCCGGGAGAAGGAGATCTCCTTCGACCTGCTGGTCGAGGCGATCGAGTCGGCGCTCCTCATCGCCTACCACCGCACCGAGGGCAGCTTCCGGCGTGCGCGCGTGAAGCTCGACCGTGAGAACGGTCATGTCACGGTGTGGGCGAAGGAAGACCCGGCCGACCTCGAAGAGGGCCAGGAGGCCAAGGAGTTCGACGACACCCCCTCCGACTTCGGCCGGATCGCGGCGAGCACCGCCAAGCAGGTCATCCTGCAGCGCCTGCGCGACGCCGAGGACGACATCACCTTCGGTGAGTTCGCCGGGCGTGAGGGCGACGTCATCACCGGCGTCGTCCAGCAGGGCAAGGACCCCAAGAACGTGCTGGTCGACATCGGCAAGATGGAGGCCATGCTGCCGGTGCAGGAGCAGGTGCCGGGCGAGGAGTACACGCACGGGCTGCGCCTTCGCACGTACGTCGTTCGGGTGGCGAAGGGCGTGCGCGGTCCGTCCGTGACGCTGTCGCGCACCCACCCGAACCTCGTCAAGAAGCTGTTCGCCCTGGAGGTCCCGGAGATCGCCGACGGATCGGTGGAGATCTCCGCGATCGCCCGCGAGGCCGGTCACCGCACGAAGATCGCGGTGCGCGCCACGCGCAGCGGCCTCAACGCCAAGGGCGCCTGCATCGGCCCGATGGGCGGCCGGGTCCGCAATGTGATGGCCGAACTTCACGGTGAGAAGATCGACATCGTGGACTGGTCGGATGACCCGGCCGAGATGGTGGCCCACGCGCTGTCCCCGGCCCGGGTCTCGCGGGTCGAGGTCGTGGACCTCGCGGCCCGTTCCGCCCGGGTGACCGTGCCGGACTACCAGCTCTCGCTGGCCATCGGCAAGGAGGGCCAGAACGCCCGCCTCGCCGCGCGGCTGACGGGCTGGCGCATCGACATCCGCCCGGACACCGAGCAGCCCGACGAGGACTGA